Proteins found in one Amblyraja radiata isolate CabotCenter1 chromosome 15, sAmbRad1.1.pri, whole genome shotgun sequence genomic segment:
- the vax1 gene encoding ventral anterior homeobox 1 encodes MEVRCNREPIMEAESSRGLKNGLREGRETSSSSRDSHGSLRNSLMDDQQETFSASAISDDCNKTKSSTTDPDYCRRILVRDAKGSIREIILPKGLDLDRPKRTRTSFTAEQLYRLEMEFQRCQYVVGRERTELARQLNLSETQVKVWFQNRRTKQKKDQGKDSDVRSTASETAATCSVLRLLEQGRLLSPPGLSGILPCATNNLGSSLCSPIVGLGTTLGTSSLTVGTSGAPTLSTTHPGHSVFSMPVPSLIGTVATRLASPLTVTSSLTGNLHELSARYLSSSAFEPYSRNGKRETMDKKIMD; translated from the exons ATGGAAGTCAGGTGCAATCGAGAACCAATAATGGAAGCGGAGTCGAGCAGAGGTTTAAAGAATGGACTCCGAGAAGGCAGAGAAACCAGCTCGAGTTCACGGGATTCTCACGGAAGCCTTCGGAATTCTTTGATGGACGACCAGCAAGAGACTTTCTCAGCTTCTGCGATCTCCGATGActgcaataaaacaaaatccaGTACGACTGACCCGGACTATTGTAGACGAATTCTTGTAAGAG ATGCAAAGGGATCTATAAGAGAAATAATTCTACCCAAAGGGCTAGACCTTGACCGACCCAAGCGCACCCGAACATCTTTCACAGCTGAGCAGCTGTATCGTTTAGAAATGGAGTTTCAACGCTGTCAATACGTTGTTGGCCGGGAGAGAACAGAACTGGCTCGTCAGCTCAACTTGTCTGAAACTCAG GTGAAAGTCTGGTTTCAAAACCGACGCACGAAGCAGAAGAAAGACCAAGGGAAAGATTCCGACGTTCGCTCGACAGCCTCTGAGACCGCAGCAACCTGCAGCGTTTTAAGGCTCCTGGAACAAGGAAGGCTTCTGTCGCCGCCTGGATTGTCCGGTATCCTGCCTTGTGCCACCAACAACCTGGGATCATCTCTGTGTTCCCCCATCGTCGGCCTTGGCACCACGTTGGGCACATCGTCACTCACGGTGGGGACATCTGGAGCACCGACACTGAGCACCACCCACCCCGGACACAGCGTCTTCAGTATGCCGGTACCATCTCTTATTGGCACGGTAGCCACAAGGCTCGCTTCACCCTTAACTGTTACCAGTTCTTTGACGGGGAACTTGCATGAACTTTCTGCTAGGTACTTGAGTTCTTCAGCTTTTGAACCTTattcaagaaatgggaaaagagAAACGATGGACAAAAAAATAATGGACTGA